The following is a genomic window from Methylomarinum vadi.
GCCAAGCGATAGCACGATTGGGATTGACGCCGAGCAAGACTTGCAGCAGACGAATCAGCCGTTTGCTGTTGGGGTGCAAAAAGCCGAAGTTGCGAGTCCGCCTAAAGCCTTTGGGCAGAACATGGCGGAGCATCAGCCACAGAAACTTCACGCCGGGTAGTGTTCGAGTCTGCCACTTTTTGGTTTTGCTGTCCTGGTAACGGAAGGTTACTTGGCCATCTCGGCAGGCAATAATGTCCTTTTCCTGGATAACGCCCTTATAGAGATAACGTCCCAGATAAACCAAGGCTTTATCGCCGCGTCCGACCGACTTGACGTCAACGACCCATTGTTGCGGATAGTAGTCAGGCAATGTCAAACCGGCCTGCGAGATCGCTTCAAGCAATTTGGCCCGAAACACTTTGGCCACTGCCTTGTGATTGAACAAATAGCCTTTCCGGCCCTTTTTACCCTGTTTGGTGCGCCACAGTCGTTTATCAGGATCGATGGCGGCCGCCGGCATCACCAAGTGTACATGCGGATGGTAATCCAATCGGCGGGAATGGGTATGCAACACAGCAATAGCACCGGCATTGCCCTGAAGCTGTTGATCGTTGCGGGTGAAGGTGTTGACGGTATCCCAACTACAGCGGATCAGCAGATCATACAACGTACGTTGCTGTTGCCAGGCCAACGGCCTGAGTTCTTTGGGCAAAGTAAACGTCAGCAAAAAATATTCGGCCGGCACCTGCTTCTGCAACTGCCTTTCCAGCCATTGTTGCGATTCGTGCGACTGGCAATGCGGGCAGCTGCGAT
Proteins encoded in this region:
- a CDS encoding IS91 family transposase produces the protein MILLSAIIQTFEAEFLVAYQGRLSPSQRQALAAMKHCRTSQGPVMLAQCDDCDRQRLVPHSCGHRSCPHCQSHESQQWLERQLQKQVPAEYFLLTFTLPKELRPLAWQQQRTLYDLLIRCSWDTVNTFTRNDQQLQGNAGAIAVLHTHSRRLDYHPHVHLVMPAAAIDPDKRLWRTKQGKKGRKGYLFNHKAVAKVFRAKLLEAISQAGLTLPDYYPQQWVVDVKSVGRGDKALVYLGRYLYKGVIQEKDIIACRDGQVTFRYQDSKTKKWQTRTLPGVKFLWLMLRHVLPKGFRRTRNFGFLHPNSKRLIRLLQVLLGVNPNRAIAWLRPRPKLQCPCCGGTLQIIKTRILGSSAVMALNSTKA